A region from the Benincasa hispida cultivar B227 chromosome 8, ASM972705v1, whole genome shotgun sequence genome encodes:
- the LOC120083012 gene encoding uncharacterized protein LOC120083012, with product MEFPECPVCLQTYDGESTVPRVLSCGHSACGSCLENLPRRFPETIRCPACNVLVKFPSEGASALPKNIDLLRLRPGQNADEQISKKPAKRPIDQSHELFPRLWSDEFYRAWKHWVLPHDAVSIDRRDGDDGVERLLLGRIGPVSDSDSSFPIRVGEDRTVSLVRIVSLPCSNSDGLFKFSYTSMVLKCLSVLKDGERNELGLILGAGIVNSGRVCRIYGLWGNLEDGFLYLVCERRNENLVEMINNWMKKLDIRNKVGLNGDDLLSFAMIGTELCEAIIAMHSLRISTGFLSLSCFSFGEFGSVCVDINGVLTMGRTVRETVMEAVSSGSKLHAKEMEILISNLIKKEAFVPPEVLLKLLHNEDILLECGTTLCSVGNKCDIWSLVLVLLSFLLGKDCFEETLEGLEESHSDCSAFYGIWVEKVSSCLDMKFGSGYASLKQALCRSLDFDPKNRPRVVELSRCFRELIVSSELDALASMKLVVDKYGADHCLVLGDLIRIPNKLIKTQRDDSVTGNFVDGLSVGMVKSRDMMGHRDSVTGLVVGGDYLFSSSYDKTVQAWSLQDFSYVHTFIGHEHRITDLVYIDEEQPLCISADIGGGIYVWSISRPLKEDPLKKWYEEKDWRYDGIHALAYSGNGYLYTGGGDKSVKAWSLKDGTLSGSMHGHKSVVSALVASNGVLYSGSWDGTVRLWSLADRSHLAVLGEESSGSLGSVLRLAANTDILVATHENGSIKVWRNDVFMKTMKLHDGAIFATSMLGKQLVTGGRDKVVNVQELFGNELEIDCRHLGSIPSNSTITALLCWQDKLYVGYADRYIKVYYHGK from the exons ATGGAGTTCCCTGAGTGCCCAGTTTGCCTGCAAACGTACGACGGCGAGTCCACAGTTCCTCGTGTTCTCTCTTGTGGTCATTCAGCTTGCGGAAGCTGCCTCGAGAATCTCCCTCGGCGATTCCCCGAAACCATTCGATGTCCCGCCTGCAACGTTCTCGTGAAATTCCCCTCTGAAGGCGCTTCGGCTCTCCCTAAAAACATCGATCTCCTAAGACTTCGCCCCGGGCAGAACGCCGATGAACAAATTTCGAAGAAACCCGCCAAACGACCCATCGATCAATCCCACGAGTTGTTTCCTCGGCTTTGGTCTGATGAATTCTACAGAGCTTGGAAGCACTGGGTTCTGCCACACGACGCCGTTTCGATCGACCGGCGTGATGGTGACGACGGAGTCGAGAGGTTGTTGCTGGGAAGAATCGGTCCCGTTTCAGATTCAGATTCTTCGTTCCCGATTAGGGTTGGAGAAGATCGAACTGTAAGTCTTGTTCGAATTGTTTCGTTGCCTTGTTCGAATAGTGATGGTTTGTTTAAGTTTAGTTATACTTCTATGGTTCTGAAATGCTTGAGTGTGTTGAAGGATGGGGAGAGGAATGAACTGGGTTTGATTTTGGGAGCTGGTATTGTGAATAGTGGAAGAGTTTGTAGAATTTATGGGTTGTGGGGTAATTTGGAGGATGGATTTCTGTACTTGGTATGCGAGAGACGAAATGAGAACTTAGTGGAGATGATTAACAATTGGATGAAGAAACTTGATATCAGAAATAAGGTTGGCTTGAACGGAGATGACTTGCTTAGTTTTGCCATGATTGGCACTGAATTATGTGAAGCAATCATAGCTATGCATTCTCTGAGGATAAGTACTGGCTTTCTGAGTCTTTCATGTTTTAgttttggtgaatttggtagtgTTTGTGTTGATATAAATGGAGTTCTGACTATGGGAAGAACTGTTCGGGAGACAGTGATGGAAGCTGTTTCTTCCGGATCAAAACTCCATGCCAAAGAAATGGAGATTCTTATTAGTAATCTGATAAAGAAAGAGGCTTTTGTACCCCCAGAGGTTTTACTCAAATTATTGCATAACGAAGACATTCTGCTTGAATGTGGCACAACTCTATGTTCGGTTGGGAACAAGTGTGATATTTGGtctttggttttggttttgctGAGTTTTCTTCTTGGAAAGGACTGCTTTGAAGAGACATTGGAAGGTCTTGAAGAAAGTCATTCTGATTGCTCTGCCTTTTATGGGATTTGGGTGGAGAAAGTTAGTTCTTGTTTAGATATGAAGTTCGGTTCGGGGTATGCATCATTGAAACAGGCACTCTGCAGGTCTTTAGATTTCGATCCCAAAAACCGTCCCCGTGTTGTTGAACTGTCGAGATGCTTTAGGGAACTGATTGTTAGTTCTGAGTTGGATGCTTTAGCCAGTATGAAACTTGTAGTTGATAAATATGGTGCTGATCATTGCTTGGTTCTGGGGGATCTCATTCGAATTCCCAACAAATTGATAAAAACTCAGAGAGATGATAGCGTTACTGGCAATTTTGTTGATGGGCTATCAGTTGGAATGGTGAAGTCCAGAGACATGATGGGCCATCGTGATAGCGTTACTGGTTTAGTAGTTGGTG GGGATTATCTGTTTAGCTCGTCATATGACAAGACTGTCCAAGCATGGTCTTTGCAA GACTTCTCTTATGTACACACATTTATCGGTCATGAGCATCGCATAACAGATTTGGTATATATTGATGAAGAACAACCATTATGTATAAGTGCTGATATTGGAGGTGGTATATATGTCTGGAGCATTTCTCGTCCTCTCAAGGAAGATCCATTAAAGAAATGGTACGAGGAGAAGGATTGGCGTTACGACGGTATTCATGCCTTGGCCTACTCAGGCAATGGGTACCTTTATACCGGTGGAGGCGATAAATCGGTTAAAGCATGGTCATTGAAG GATGGCACCTTATCAGGTTCTATGCATGGTCATAAATCAGTTGTTTCCGCTCTTGTAGCAAGTAATGGCGTTCTTTACAGTGGAAGTTGGGATGGAACCGTTCGGTTATGGAGTCTTGCTGATCGTAGTCATTTGGCCGTGCTTGGGGAAGAATCATCTGGAAGTTTAGGTTCTGTCCTACGTCTTGCTGCTAACACGGACATACTTGTTGCTACTCATGAAAATGGATCCATAAAG GTTTGGAGGAACGATGTATTCATGAAAACCATGAAATTGCATGATGGTGCCATTTTTGCCACCAGCATGTTGGGGAAGCAACTCGTCACGGGGGGTCGAGATAAAGTTGTAAATGTACAG GAGTTATTTGGCAATGAGCTCGAGATTGACTGTAGACATCTTGGATCTATCCCTTCAAATTCTACAATAACAGCATTATTGTGTTGGCAAGACAAACTTTATGTTGGATATGCAGATCGGTATATTAAG GTGTATTACCATGGAAAATGA
- the LOC120083013 gene encoding integrin-linked protein kinase 1-like produces MEANNSNNGVRFLLGKQSSMAPDRQPEETAEVVEDGEEIDPGVRLMYLANEGDLEGIKELLDSGIDVNFHDVDNRTALHVAACQGCSEIVDLLLRRGAEIDPKDRWGSTPLADAIFYKNHEVIKLLEKSGAKHLMAPMLVKHAREVPEYEIDPKEFDFTNSVNLTKGTFHLASWRGIQVAVKELPEDVISEEDKVNAFRDELALLQKIRHPNVVQFLGAVTQSSPMMIVTEYLPKGDLCQLLQRKGALKPIVAVKFALDIARGMNYLHENKPAPIIHRDLEPSNILRDDTGNLKVADFGVSKLLTVKEDKPLTCQDTACRYVAPEVFKNNGYDTKVDVFSFALILQEMIEGQPPFSSKKENAILKEYAAGARPPFKAPAKCYAHGIKELIEDCWDEKPSKRPTFRQIITRLETIHYSLSHRRRWKLPTLRCFQDPEARIRRDHLSSSRSLSSRSASSI; encoded by the exons ATGGAAGCGAATAACAGTAACAACGGGGTGAGGTTTTTGTTGGGGAAACAATCGTCGATGGCGCCAGACCGGCAGCCAGAGGAGACGGCGGAGGTGGTGGAAGACGGAGAGGAGATCGATCCAGGGGTGAGATTGATGTATTTGGCAAATGAAGGCGATTTGGAAGGGATTAAGGAGCTTCTAGATTCTGGAATTGATGTCAATTTTCACGATGTTGATAATCGGACGGCGCTTCATGTTGCTGCTTGTCAAGGCTGCTCCGAGATCGTCGATTTATTGCTCCGCCGTGGCGCTGAGATTGACCCTAAAGATCGCTGGGGTAGTACG CCTCTTGCAGATGCTATATTCTACAAAAATCATGAAGTTATCAAATTGCTGGAGAAAAGCGGCGCAAAACATCTG ATGGCTCCCATGCTTGTCAAGCATGCTCGTGAAGTCCCAGAATATGAAATTGATCCTAAAGAATTTGACTTTACAAACAGTGTCAACTTGACCAAG GGAACCTTTCATCTTGCATCATGGCGCGGAATCCAAGTTGCAGTTAAAGAGCTTCCTGAGGATGTGATTTCAGAGGAGGATAAAGT GAACGCCTTCAGAGATGAGCTTGCATTGCTTCAGAAGATTCGGCACCCTAACGTCGTTCAATTTCTTGGTGCTGTCACTCAAAGTAGTCCCATGATGATTGTTACTGAATATTTGCCCAAG GGAGATCTTTGTCAACTTTTACAGAGAAAAGGAGCATTAAAACCAATTGTAGCCGTGAAATTTGCCCTTGATATTGCAAG GGGAATGAACTATTTGCACGAAAATAAACCTGCACCGATCATCCACCGTGATCTCGAGCCATC AAATATATTGCGAGATGACACTGGGAACCTGAAAGTTGCAGACTTTGGAGTCAGCAAGTTGCTCACAGTCAAGGAGGATAAACCTCTCACTTGTCAAGACACTGCTT GCCGATATGTCGCTCCAgaagttttcaaaaacaatgGATACGATACCAAAGTAGATGTCTTCTCCTTTGCTTTAATTCTACAAGAG ATGATCGAAGGGCAACCACCATTTTCAAGCAAGAAAGAAAATGCGATTCTTAAAGAGTATGCAGCCGGAGCACGCCCTCCATTCAAAGCTCCAGCTAAATGCTACGCCCATGGAATTAAAGA GTTGATTGAAGATTGCTGGGATGAGAAGCCATCAAAGAGACCAACTTTTAGGCAGATAATCACAAGGCTGGAAACAATTCATTACAGTCTTAGCCACAGAAGGCGTTGGAAG CTCCCAACATTGAGATGCTTTCAGGATCCGGAGGCCAGGATAAGAAGAGACCATCTCTCAAGCAGCCGGAGCCTTTCATCGCGATCTGCAAGCAGCATATGA